In Gloeocapsopsis sp. IPPAS B-1203, a genomic segment contains:
- a CDS encoding DUF4926 domain-containing protein, with amino-acid sequence MTLELYQEVTLTRDLPKYELKAGDIAMLVDFVPHPSGGGEGCVLEVFNAVGESLTVIVVPISTVSSLSANEILTVRSLAKAS; translated from the coding sequence ATGACATTAGAGCTATATCAAGAAGTCACCTTAACTCGTGACTTACCAAAATATGAGCTAAAAGCGGGAGATATTGCAATGCTAGTTGACTTTGTGCCGCATCCGAGTGGTGGCGGAGAGGGTTGTGTACTGGAAGTCTTCAATGCGGTTGGCGAATCTTTGACAGTGATTGTTGTACCAATTTCTACTGTGAGTTCCCTAAGTGCTAATGAAATTTTAACAGTACGCTCTTTAGCAAAAGCAAGTTGA
- the recQ gene encoding DNA helicase RecQ, which yields MPQLSSLESALKHYFGYDSFRPGQQYIVEQALQNRDLLVVMPTGGGKSLCFQLPALLKKGLTVVVSPLIALMQDQVQALQDNGIGATFINSSLSGYQVRSREQAILSGKVKLLYIAPERLLSEKFLPLLDLVHHQIGIAAFAIDEAHCVSEWGHDFRPEYRQLKQLRQRFSGVPTIALTATATDRVRQDIIQQLGLIQPSIHLASFNRQNLFYEVQPKQKQSYQQLLQLIHQQSGSGIIYCLSRRRVDEIAFKLKNDGIAALPYHAGLSDRDRTENQTRFIRDDVQVMVATIAFGMGINKPDVRFVIHYDLPRNLESYYQESGRAGRDGEPAKCTLFLNYGDIKTIEYLISQKPDPQEQRIAKQQLRQVIDYAEGTDCRRTIQLAYFGERFTGGCDNCDNCCYPKPTQDWTIEAMKFLSCVARCKERFGMSYIIDVLRGAKNHKILQNGHQNLSTYGIGKERSVDDWRILARSLLHQGLLAQTSDGYSVLKLNAFSWEVMRRQRSVFVAMTATTPASTTESQDTSAVAEIELLFQRLRNLRKQLADEQSVPPYVIFADSTLKLMATQQPKTLTEFAQLSGVGSHKLARYGAEFLAEIQAYCEVSNTLPTETERLTLQLHQQGLSIAEIAQQRNLRRTTIVRHLADLLEKNQPVDLNCLVPLPHQEKIRQALQILGDKPLSQIRDYLGGEYLYDEIRLVRSVWRRE from the coding sequence ATGCCTCAATTGTCATCCTTAGAAAGTGCTTTAAAACATTATTTCGGTTACGACAGCTTTCGCCCAGGGCAACAATATATCGTAGAACAAGCGCTGCAAAATCGAGATTTACTTGTTGTCATGCCTACTGGTGGCGGTAAATCGCTGTGTTTTCAGCTACCAGCACTTTTAAAAAAAGGTTTAACTGTCGTTGTGTCTCCTTTGATTGCCTTGATGCAAGATCAAGTACAAGCATTGCAAGATAATGGTATTGGCGCAACGTTCATCAATAGCAGCTTGAGTGGATATCAAGTGCGATCGCGCGAACAAGCAATTCTCAGTGGTAAAGTGAAACTGCTCTATATCGCACCCGAACGCTTACTCAGTGAAAAGTTTCTCCCACTTCTCGATTTAGTTCATCATCAAATTGGCATTGCTGCATTTGCAATTGATGAAGCGCATTGTGTATCTGAATGGGGACATGACTTTCGCCCAGAATATCGACAGCTCAAACAACTGCGCCAACGCTTTTCTGGCGTACCTACGATAGCACTTACAGCCACAGCAACAGATCGCGTACGCCAAGATATCATTCAACAGTTGGGTTTAATTCAACCTAGTATTCATCTTGCCAGCTTCAACCGCCAAAATCTGTTCTACGAAGTTCAGCCGAAGCAAAAACAAAGCTATCAGCAATTACTACAACTGATTCATCAACAATCCGGTTCAGGAATTATCTACTGTTTGAGCCGTCGTCGAGTTGATGAAATTGCCTTCAAACTTAAAAACGATGGTATTGCCGCATTACCTTATCATGCTGGGTTAAGCGATCGCGATCGTACTGAGAATCAAACGAGATTTATTCGCGATGACGTGCAAGTCATGGTTGCAACAATTGCCTTTGGTATGGGAATTAATAAACCTGATGTACGGTTTGTGATTCACTACGACTTACCACGCAACTTAGAAAGCTATTACCAAGAGTCAGGACGTGCAGGACGCGATGGAGAACCTGCAAAGTGTACGCTGTTTCTTAACTACGGTGATATCAAAACAATTGAGTATCTGATCTCGCAAAAACCCGATCCTCAAGAACAGCGGATTGCTAAACAACAATTGCGTCAAGTCATTGATTATGCTGAAGGAACAGATTGCCGTCGCACAATTCAACTAGCCTATTTTGGAGAAAGATTTACAGGAGGGTGCGACAACTGCGATAACTGCTGTTACCCCAAACCAACGCAAGATTGGACGATTGAAGCAATGAAGTTTCTTTCTTGTGTTGCGCGTTGCAAAGAAAGATTTGGCATGAGTTACATCATCGATGTCTTGCGCGGAGCCAAAAATCACAAGATTCTCCAAAACGGACACCAAAATCTGTCTACATACGGTATTGGCAAAGAGCGCAGCGTGGATGACTGGCGCATATTGGCGCGATCGCTTCTCCATCAAGGTTTGCTTGCACAAACTAGCGATGGCTATTCTGTTTTAAAGCTAAATGCTTTTAGTTGGGAAGTTATGCGACGACAACGTTCTGTGTTTGTTGCAATGACTGCTACTACACCTGCATCTACTACCGAATCTCAAGATACTTCTGCAGTCGCAGAAATAGAGTTGCTATTTCAACGGTTACGCAACTTACGCAAACAGTTAGCAGACGAACAATCTGTTCCTCCTTATGTCATTTTTGCCGATTCTACACTTAAACTAATGGCAACGCAGCAGCCAAAAACATTAACTGAATTTGCTCAGCTTTCTGGTGTGGGTAGTCATAAACTTGCCCGTTATGGTGCTGAGTTTTTAGCCGAAATTCAAGCTTATTGCGAGGTATCCAATACCTTACCTACAGAAACTGAACGACTGACTTTGCAGTTACATCAGCAGGGATTAAGCATTGCAGAAATTGCCCAACAACGCAACTTACGTCGTACGACAATCGTGCGTCATCTTGCTGACTTATTAGAGAAAAATCAACCTGTAGATTTAAATTGCTTGGTTCCCTTGCCTCATCAAGAGAAAATTCGGCAAGCTTTGCAGATTCTTGGAGATAAACCCCTGAGTCAAATTCGCGACTACTTAGGAGGAGAATATCTTTATGATGAGATTCGCCTTGTGCGCAGTGTTTGGCGCAGAGAATAA
- a CDS encoding cytidine deaminase — translation MHQELIKKAKTVLGEFQLAEQGLSAGSVSCALMTNAGTIYTGICLDLACGIGFCAEHAAIAEMLKARETVIDYIVAVSSKKILMPCGRCRELMVQVSKKNLKTKVIVDDTSYILLSDLLPHHWM, via the coding sequence ATGCACCAAGAACTAATCAAGAAAGCCAAAACTGTACTTGGAGAATTTCAACTTGCCGAGCAAGGGTTATCAGCAGGATCTGTAAGTTGCGCATTAATGACAAACGCAGGCACTATTTATACAGGTATATGTTTGGATTTAGCGTGTGGTATTGGGTTTTGCGCTGAACATGCAGCGATCGCCGAAATGCTTAAAGCCCGTGAAACTGTGATTGATTACATTGTGGCAGTGAGTTCAAAAAAAATCCTGATGCCATGTGGAAGGTGCAGAGAGTTAATGGTGCAGGTAAGTAAAAAGAATCTCAAGACAAAAGTGATAGTTGATGACACAAGCTACATACTACTAAGCGATTTATTGCCTCATCACTGGATGTAG
- a CDS encoding dihydrolipoamide acetyltransferase family protein, with the protein MIHEIFMPALSSTMTEGKIVSWVKSPGDKVDKGETVVIVESDKADMDVESFYEGYVATILVESGDTAPVGSAIALLAETEAEIETVKQQAQSGGKTPTAAEATTSPGQVADVTTTVAIADNTAGSSQNGAEHRAGRVMVSPRARKLAKELKVDVSHLQGSGPHGRIVAQDIEAAAGRQPTPAQTKAPVAPTPTVKSAPAPTPAPAPVATAASGQVVPLNTLQNAVVRNMVASLQVPTFHVGYTITTNELDKLYKQIKSKGVTMTALLAKAVAVTLQKHPLVNASYSEQGIQYRSAINIAVAVAMDDGGLITPVLQNADQIDIYSLSRHWKSLVDRARLKQLQPEEYNSGTFTLSNLGMFGVDRFDAILPPGQGAILAVGAAQSQVVAIDGMFGVRQQMQVNITCDHRIIYGTHAAAFLQDLAKLIETNPQSLTM; encoded by the coding sequence ATGATTCACGAAATATTTATGCCTGCGCTTAGTTCGACAATGACTGAAGGGAAAATAGTCTCTTGGGTCAAATCGCCTGGTGACAAAGTGGACAAAGGCGAAACAGTCGTGATTGTCGAATCCGACAAAGCTGATATGGATGTTGAGTCCTTTTATGAAGGTTATGTCGCGACAATTTTAGTTGAATCAGGAGATACTGCTCCTGTAGGTTCGGCGATCGCACTTTTAGCTGAAACCGAAGCCGAAATTGAAACGGTTAAACAGCAAGCTCAATCTGGGGGTAAGACGCCAACTGCAGCCGAGGCGACAACTTCTCCAGGACAAGTCGCAGATGTTACAACCACTGTTGCAATTGCTGATAACACTGCTGGATCTTCCCAAAACGGTGCTGAACATCGTGCTGGACGAGTGATGGTATCTCCACGGGCGCGGAAACTCGCTAAGGAACTCAAAGTCGATGTGAGTCATCTGCAAGGTAGTGGTCCTCATGGTCGAATTGTGGCACAAGACATCGAAGCAGCAGCAGGTAGACAACCAACACCAGCTCAAACTAAGGCTCCTGTAGCACCAACACCAACAGTTAAAAGTGCGCCTGCACCGACTCCAGCCCCAGCCCCAGTAGCTACCGCTGCATCTGGTCAAGTCGTACCTTTGAATACACTGCAAAATGCTGTAGTGCGGAACATGGTAGCGAGTTTACAAGTACCTACTTTCCACGTAGGCTACACGATTACTACCAATGAGCTAGACAAGCTGTATAAACAGATCAAGTCTAAGGGCGTCACGATGACTGCACTTTTAGCAAAAGCTGTTGCAGTTACTTTGCAAAAACATCCTCTGGTAAATGCCAGCTACTCAGAGCAAGGTATTCAATATCGTAGTGCGATTAATATTGCTGTTGCTGTTGCTATGGATGATGGAGGATTAATCACGCCAGTATTGCAAAATGCCGATCAAATTGATATCTATTCGTTATCCCGTCATTGGAAATCCCTAGTCGATCGCGCTCGTCTAAAACAATTACAACCTGAAGAATACAATAGCGGTACTTTTACGCTGTCTAATTTAGGAATGTTTGGTGTAGATCGCTTTGATGCAATTTTGCCCCCTGGTCAGGGTGCGATTCTCGCAGTTGGTGCTGCACAATCGCAAGTAGTTGCGATCGATGGTATGTTCGGTGTTCGGCAACAGATGCAAGTCAATATAACCTGCGATCACCGAATTATCTACGGTACTCATGCTGCTGCCTTTTTACAAGATTTAGCTAAATTGATTGAGACAAATCCGCAATCTCTCACAATGTAA
- a CDS encoding zinc-dependent alcohol dehydrogenase family protein, with protein MKAVLMTAPGNPEVLQLQEVPTPSIENDTEILVRLEAAGVNPIDTKLRRRGTFYPDQMPAILGCDGAGVVEVVGSNVQRFHVGDEVYFCQGGLGGKQGNYAQWVVVDERFVAPKPSSLSFVAAAAAPLVLITAWEALCDRGRLQPGQKVLIHAGAGGVGHVAIQLAKLHGATVCTTVSSHDKAAFVHQLGADLAINYKEQDFVQAALDWTGGEGVDLAFDTVGGETFAKTFAAVRVYGDLVTILEPDASTIWKVARNRNLRVSYELMLTPMLQGLVEAQQHQAEILNQCRQWFDEGKLKIHLNKIFLLEQAATAHQVLEAGSTMGKIVLVSGSE; from the coding sequence ATGAAAGCTGTCTTAATGACTGCACCAGGAAATCCAGAGGTTCTGCAACTACAGGAAGTCCCAACTCCTAGCATTGAGAACGACACAGAAATTCTTGTGCGCCTCGAAGCTGCAGGTGTTAACCCCATCGATACAAAATTACGGCGACGGGGTACTTTTTATCCCGATCAAATGCCAGCAATTTTAGGCTGTGATGGTGCGGGAGTCGTCGAAGTTGTTGGTTCTAACGTTCAGCGGTTTCATGTCGGGGATGAAGTTTATTTTTGTCAGGGTGGACTTGGCGGTAAGCAAGGGAACTACGCGCAGTGGGTGGTAGTCGATGAACGTTTTGTCGCCCCTAAACCAAGTTCGCTGTCTTTTGTTGCTGCGGCTGCAGCACCTTTAGTGTTAATTACTGCTTGGGAAGCTTTATGCGATCGCGGACGACTTCAGCCAGGGCAAAAAGTTCTAATTCACGCTGGCGCTGGTGGTGTTGGTCATGTGGCAATTCAATTAGCTAAATTGCATGGTGCTACCGTTTGCACAACGGTAAGTTCGCATGACAAAGCCGCATTTGTACATCAACTGGGTGCTGATCTTGCCATCAATTATAAAGAACAAGATTTTGTGCAAGCCGCGCTCGATTGGACAGGTGGAGAAGGCGTAGATTTGGCTTTTGATACGGTTGGTGGCGAAACTTTTGCGAAGACTTTTGCAGCAGTGCGCGTATATGGAGATCTTGTGACAATCCTAGAACCAGATGCTAGTACGATTTGGAAAGTTGCTAGAAATCGCAATCTCCGAGTCAGCTATGAATTAATGCTGACCCCCATGCTCCAGGGACTAGTTGAAGCGCAGCAACATCAAGCGGAGATCCTAAATCAGTGTCGGCAATGGTTTGATGAAGGAAAGCTCAAAATTCACCTCAACAAAATTTTTCTGCTAGAACAGGCAGCAACAGCACATCAAGTCCTCGAAGCTGGATCGACAATGGGTAAGATTGTCTTAGTCAGTGGTAGCGAGTGA
- a CDS encoding YlqD family protein: MDASKPQLLLKRAVNVKAVVTPRWKEEVQQQLQAQINTVDTQLQQLEMQGQRAIAEIQKQSLQPPGPQTLQQIENIQLQVNQQKSELLEQKNQSLQNLQQVQLLELEQEVNQFQIEGIFSTTIGDNLIGKLQVEILLRDGVVQEIRGDI, from the coding sequence ATGGATGCATCCAAACCACAGTTACTCTTAAAACGCGCCGTTAATGTTAAAGCTGTTGTGACTCCCCGCTGGAAAGAAGAAGTACAGCAACAACTGCAAGCCCAAATCAATACTGTAGACACCCAGTTACAACAGTTGGAAATGCAGGGACAGCGGGCGATCGCAGAAATTCAAAAGCAGAGTTTACAGCCTCCTGGTCCTCAAACACTGCAACAAATTGAAAATATTCAGTTGCAAGTGAATCAGCAAAAAAGCGAACTCCTTGAACAGAAAAATCAAAGCTTGCAAAATCTGCAACAAGTGCAGCTACTCGAACTTGAACAGGAAGTCAACCAATTTCAAATTGAAGGCATTTTTAGCACTACAATTGGCGACAACCTAATTGGCAAATTGCAAGTAGAAATTTTACTACGTGATGGAGTTGTCCAAGAAATTCGCGGCGATATTTAA
- a CDS encoding DUF6713 family protein yields MLTKSLSWLYLVNATILITHQIDAAYWHEWDLFRMPGGIQLNLLLNIPLVMLILFGQRCLTQGRTAGFMFSWLLVAGGIIAVSIHAYFLLQGDNAFRLPVSLGLLVTTFFLSLLQAIALLRLRGTLKLTQLSH; encoded by the coding sequence ATGCTGACCAAATCACTATCTTGGCTCTACCTTGTGAATGCAACTATCCTCATTACGCACCAGATTGACGCTGCATATTGGCATGAGTGGGATCTGTTCAGAATGCCAGGAGGAATTCAACTGAATTTGCTGCTTAATATTCCACTAGTCATGTTGATACTATTCGGTCAGCGATGTTTAACTCAAGGTCGCACCGCTGGTTTTATGTTCTCTTGGTTGCTCGTGGCTGGGGGAATAATTGCAGTCAGTATTCACGCATATTTTCTTTTACAAGGTGACAATGCCTTTCGGCTACCCGTTTCACTCGGATTACTTGTCACTACATTTTTTCTTTCACTATTGCAAGCGATCGCGCTCTTGAGATTACGCGGTACTCTAAAGTTAACTCAATTAAGTCACTAG
- a CDS encoding DUF427 domain-containing protein, producing MPKAIWNGAILAESDRTEVVEGNHYFPPDSINKEYFKDSSTHTSCPWKGLASYYSIEVDGQVNKDAAWYYPDAKEKAKNIEGYIAFWRGVKVES from the coding sequence ATGCCAAAAGCAATCTGGAATGGGGCTATTTTAGCCGAAAGCGATCGCACTGAAGTTGTCGAAGGCAATCACTATTTTCCACCTGACAGCATCAATAAAGAGTATTTTAAAGACTCTTCTACTCACACAAGCTGCCCTTGGAAAGGCTTAGCAAGTTACTACAGCATTGAAGTTGATGGACAAGTCAATAAAGATGCTGCGTGGTATTATCCTGATGCCAAGGAGAAAGCAAAGAACATCGAAGGCTATATTGCCTTTTGGCGCGGTGTTAAAGTCGAATCTTAG
- a CDS encoding GspE/PulE family protein, translating into MQTLPSITSTWQRLKNQEITCDEALKLLVDEQGNINYELLDKDVSYRFLRHFPDKTSLPPTIPLLLWRGCYYLGSPVNITTDAIALITKRTGSEIKIIPISDKSYRTWFHTQNLNNNRINASPLVNPLTGEQEQENISETTQINLSRAADQIERLKTLLSGALRNRASDIHLEPTAEGLRVRYRIDGVLRDITTLPPEQSRRVIVALKVMSNMDISESRRPQDGRIEEKYSTANAADMGMDMRVSTLPCVNGEKAVIRLLPRENPFSDIDNLGFAPETLSLYKNWLQQPQGMIILTGPTGSGKTSTLYTSLQSVAKENVNVVTVEDPVEYVLPRITQTQVNEAAGMTFAAGLRAILRQDPDIIMVGEIRDHETAETAVRAALTGHLVFTTLHTNDAIGVIPRLKDIGPDPALLSDALLGIVAQRLVRRVCPHCGEPYTPTEADLRVLGIDWQQANPTQWRKGKGCSACFNSGYLGREAIVELLDIDDVVREIIYEGTITQLRHYLQETSFASFRTAAIAKVTSGLTTIEEVLRVIPRTALHSKSSERDWTKVKRLSTVETRH; encoded by the coding sequence ATGCAAACTTTACCTAGTATTACTTCAACTTGGCAAAGATTAAAGAACCAAGAAATCACTTGCGACGAAGCACTGAAACTCTTGGTAGATGAACAAGGAAATATCAACTATGAACTACTAGATAAAGATGTTAGCTATAGGTTCTTACGTCACTTTCCTGATAAAACTTCGTTACCACCAACTATTCCGTTATTGCTATGGCGGGGTTGTTATTATCTCGGTAGTCCAGTCAATATTACTACTGATGCGATCGCGCTAATTACAAAACGTACAGGCAGCGAAATTAAAATTATTCCGATTTCTGATAAAAGCTATCGTACCTGGTTTCATACCCAAAATCTAAACAATAATCGCATCAATGCCTCACCATTAGTTAACCCTCTTACCGGCGAGCAAGAACAGGAAAATATCTCAGAGACGACGCAGATTAATTTATCGCGGGCAGCTGACCAAATTGAACGACTCAAAACATTACTTTCGGGTGCGTTACGCAACCGTGCTAGTGATATCCATCTTGAACCAACTGCAGAAGGATTGCGCGTGCGCTACCGCATTGATGGCGTACTGCGTGATATTACAACTCTGCCACCAGAACAGAGTCGTCGCGTGATTGTTGCTTTGAAAGTGATGTCTAATATGGATATTTCTGAAAGCCGCCGCCCTCAAGATGGACGGATCGAGGAGAAATATTCGACAGCAAATGCTGCTGATATGGGTATGGATATGCGCGTAAGCACGCTTCCTTGTGTCAACGGCGAAAAGGCTGTAATTCGTTTACTACCGCGTGAAAACCCATTTTCTGATATTGATAACTTAGGCTTTGCTCCAGAAACCTTATCGCTCTACAAAAACTGGTTACAACAGCCCCAGGGAATGATTATTCTCACAGGTCCCACAGGTTCAGGCAAAACAAGTACGCTGTATACAAGTTTGCAAAGTGTTGCCAAAGAAAACGTCAATGTGGTGACAGTAGAAGATCCGGTAGAGTACGTCTTACCTCGGATTACGCAAACTCAAGTTAATGAAGCTGCAGGAATGACATTTGCGGCTGGTTTACGGGCGATTTTGCGGCAAGACCCAGATATTATCATGGTAGGAGAAATCCGCGACCATGAAACCGCAGAAACTGCAGTCCGTGCAGCACTAACAGGTCACTTGGTATTTACGACACTGCATACTAATGATGCGATCGGTGTGATTCCGCGGTTAAAAGATATTGGACCTGATCCTGCGCTACTTAGTGATGCTTTATTAGGAATTGTGGCACAGCGCTTAGTCCGGCGAGTGTGTCCGCATTGTGGTGAACCTTATACTCCAACCGAAGCTGATTTACGTGTTTTAGGGATTGACTGGCAACAAGCAAATCCAACACAATGGCGCAAAGGTAAAGGCTGTAGTGCTTGTTTTAATTCGGGATACCTAGGACGCGAAGCGATTGTCGAGTTACTAGATATCGATGATGTTGTGCGAGAAATTATTTACGAGGGAACAATTACTCAGCTACGTCATTATCTTCAGGAAACCAGCTTTGCTTCTTTCCGCACGGCTGCGATCGCTAAAGTCACCAGTGGTTTAACTACTATAGAAGAAGTGTTACGAGTCATCCCGCGCACTGCTTTGCACTCTAAGTCCTCAGAGAGAGACTGGACAAAGGTTAAACGCTTAAGTACTGTGGAGACAAGACATTAG
- a CDS encoding long-chain fatty acid--CoA ligase, with protein sequence MSYNFTEQERYCLKRLIDYSSVQSLPEIWQLAQQRFGKTVALQDPHAVPETVITYTQLYQQIQQFAAALQALQVGEGQNGVPPRIALIADNSPRWFIADQGIIASGAANVVRSSQAERQELLFILENSGSIALVVENQQTLQKLRADLASLPISVIILLSDEAPEADASLKVLNFPQFMSLGENQPLQPVQQNRETLATLMYTSGTTGKPKGVMLTHGNLLHQVETLGAIVQPQAGDRILSILPTWHVYERTGEYFLLSQGCTQIYTNIRQVKKDIREFKPNYMVGVPRLWESIYEGVKKQFREQPANKQRLIDFFLSKSQQFVEARRIVHGLSLNSLNPSMSERLSASVQATALSPIHSLGEKIVYQKVREATGGQLKQVISGGGSLAMHLENFFEIIGVEVLVGYGLTETSPVTNARRQWRNLRGASGQPLPGTQVRIVDPETRQPLPQGERGLVMVRGPQIMQGYYQNPEATAKAIDSEGWFDTGDLGWVTPEDDLVITGRAKDTIVLTNGENIEPQPIEDACLRSPYIDQIMLVGQDQKSLGALIVPNLEALQQWAASQNIDTELDLNSKTIQNLLRQELNREVKNRPGYRPDDRIGSFELILEPFSLENGMMTQTLKIKRPVVTEHYRDIINKMFA encoded by the coding sequence ATGTCTTACAATTTTACGGAACAAGAACGCTATTGCTTGAAGCGTTTAATAGATTACTCTTCAGTACAATCTTTGCCAGAAATCTGGCAATTAGCACAACAGCGATTTGGCAAGACAGTTGCACTGCAAGATCCTCACGCTGTGCCAGAAACTGTTATTACATATACGCAGTTGTATCAACAAATTCAGCAGTTTGCAGCAGCTTTACAAGCTTTACAAGTTGGAGAGGGGCAAAACGGCGTACCTCCTCGCATCGCTTTAATTGCTGATAATAGCCCACGTTGGTTTATTGCCGATCAAGGAATTATTGCATCAGGAGCAGCAAACGTTGTCCGGAGTTCTCAAGCCGAGCGGCAGGAATTATTATTTATTTTAGAAAATAGTGGCAGTATCGCCTTAGTTGTCGAAAATCAGCAGACACTACAAAAACTCCGTGCTGATTTAGCTTCTCTGCCAATTTCAGTTATCATTTTACTCTCAGATGAAGCCCCAGAAGCTGATGCATCGTTAAAAGTGCTGAACTTTCCGCAATTTATGTCATTGGGTGAAAATCAACCGTTACAGCCAGTGCAACAAAATCGGGAAACGTTGGCAACACTGATGTACACTTCTGGCACGACAGGTAAACCCAAGGGTGTCATGCTTACACATGGTAACTTGTTGCATCAAGTTGAAACCCTAGGAGCTATTGTGCAGCCACAAGCGGGCGATCGCATCCTCAGCATTTTACCAACCTGGCACGTCTACGAACGCACTGGCGAATATTTCTTGCTTTCTCAAGGATGCACTCAAATCTATACCAATATCCGTCAAGTTAAAAAAGACATTCGCGAATTCAAGCCAAATTACATGGTTGGCGTACCCCGACTATGGGAATCAATTTATGAAGGAGTCAAAAAACAGTTCCGCGAACAACCAGCTAACAAGCAGCGATTAATTGACTTTTTCCTCAGTAAGAGTCAGCAGTTTGTCGAAGCCCGTAGAATTGTCCATGGGTTAAGCTTAAATTCTTTAAATCCTAGTATGTCAGAACGTCTCAGTGCTTCTGTGCAAGCAACTGCATTGTCTCCAATTCATTCTTTGGGTGAAAAGATAGTCTATCAGAAAGTTCGTGAAGCAACCGGCGGACAACTCAAGCAAGTAATTAGCGGTGGCGGTTCCTTAGCGATGCACCTCGAAAACTTTTTTGAAATTATTGGTGTTGAAGTGCTAGTAGGGTACGGATTGACAGAAACCTCCCCTGTGACAAATGCGCGTCGCCAATGGCGGAACTTACGAGGCGCATCAGGACAACCATTACCAGGGACACAAGTGCGTATTGTCGATCCGGAAACTCGTCAACCTCTACCCCAAGGAGAACGAGGGTTAGTGATGGTGCGGGGACCTCAAATTATGCAAGGTTATTATCAAAATCCCGAAGCCACAGCGAAAGCAATTGATTCCGAAGGCTGGTTTGATACAGGCGATCTCGGTTGGGTAACGCCAGAGGATGATTTAGTGATTACAGGAAGAGCCAAAGATACGATAGTGTTGACGAATGGCGAGAATATTGAACCACAACCGATTGAAGATGCGTGTTTGCGATCGCCCTATATTGATCAGATTATGCTTGTCGGACAAGATCAAAAATCTCTCGGTGCTTTAATTGTTCCTAATCTTGAAGCTTTACAACAATGGGCTGCTAGTCAGAATATCGATACCGAACTTGACTTAAATAGTAAAACAATCCAGAACTTACTCCGCCAAGAACTGAATCGGGAAGTCAAAAATCGCCCAGGTTATCGTCCAGATGACCGAATTGGTTCATTTGAATTGATTTTGGAACCATTTTCTCTAGAAAATGGCATGATGACTCAAACTTTAAAAATTAAACGTCCGGTTGTGACAGAACATTATCGCGATATCATTAACAAGATGTTTGCCTAA
- the ilvN gene encoding acetolactate synthase small subunit has translation MKHTLSVLVEDEAGVLTRIAGLFARRGFNIESLAVGPAEQNGISRITMVVPGDDRVIEQLTKQLYKLINVLKVQDITETPCVERELMLLKVNATSSTRSEIVELAQIFRARVVDVAEDSLTLEVVGDPGKMVAIVQVLQKFGLREVARTGKIALTRESGVNTELLKSLEAAKV, from the coding sequence ATGAAACACACCTTATCTGTTTTAGTCGAAGATGAAGCGGGAGTTTTGACCCGTATTGCTGGTTTATTTGCGCGTCGCGGCTTTAATATCGAAAGCCTCGCAGTTGGTCCTGCTGAACAAAACGGTATATCGCGAATTACAATGGTTGTCCCAGGTGATGACCGAGTAATTGAGCAGCTTACTAAACAACTCTACAAGCTCATTAATGTCCTCAAAGTACAGGATATTACGGAAACTCCGTGTGTCGAGCGAGAACTGATGTTGCTAAAAGTCAACGCCACAAGTTCAACACGCTCAGAAATTGTCGAGTTAGCCCAGATTTTTCGCGCCCGCGTTGTCGATGTTGCTGAAGACTCACTCACGCTAGAAGTCGTCGGCGATCCTGGTAAAATGGTGGCGATCGTTCAGGTGTTGCAGAAGTTTGGTTTGCGCGAAGTGGCTCGGACTGGCAAAATCGCTTTAACGAGAGAATCTGGAGTGAACACAGAATTACTCAAATCTTTGGAGGCAGCAAAAGTCTAG